The DNA region ATGTCGAGGTTATTGATCGGACTGGTGGCGCCTAGGTCGTCGGTCACGCTAATCGCGATGCTATCGGTGACATCGCCGTTGACGCTTTGTACGTTCGGGTCGTAGGTGTAGCTGACGACGCCTGTGCCGGCATTGTAGCCAGTCAGGATCAGGGTGCCTTCGCCAGTGTTGATGCTGACTGGGCTGCTGCCAAGATTGCCGAGTTGTGCTTCGGTCACGGTGGTGCCGCCTACGCTAATGCTGGCGAGGCCGGCCGGGGTGCTGACACTGAAGCTACCTGCCGTCGCGCCTGCGGTCTCAGGCAAGGTGCTGTCGCCAGCCGCAAGGCCGTTGGTGTCAGGGATACTGACGCTAGGCGCGCCATCGGTGTTGCCGTTAATGGTGATGTTGAGCACGGCTGTCGTTGTCGTGCCGTCGCCATCGGTCAGCGTGTAGGTGTAGCTGTCGATCAAGGTTTGACCGTTGTTGAGCGCGTTCACCGCTGGGTTGGCGTTGTTCAGTGTGTAGCTGTAAGTGCCGTCGCTGTTCAACACCAGACTGCCGTACGTTAGGTTGCCACTGTAGGCGCTGATCGGGGTCGCGTTGCTGTCTGCACCGACCGTGTCGTTGCTGAGCACTGTGCCGCTCACCGTGTTCGGGGCGGCGTCTTCTGTGATGCTGGCGCTGTCGTTCACCGCCACTGGGCTGCTGTCGGTGATCACGATGTCGAGGTTATTGATCGGACTGGTGGCGCCTAGGTCGTCGGTCACGCTAATCGCGATGCTATCGGTGACATCGCCGTTGACGCTTTGTACGTTCGGGTCGTAGGTGTAGCTGACGACGCCTGTGCCGGCATTGTAGCCAGTCAGGATCAGGGTGCCTTCGCCAGTGTTGATGCTGACTGGCTGCTGCCAAGATTGCCGAGTTGTGCTTCGGTCACGGTGGTGCCGCCTACGCTAATGCTGGCGAGGCCGGCCGGGGTGCTGACACTGAAGCTACCTGCCGTCGCGCCTGCGGTCTCAGGCAAGGTGCTGTCGCCAGCCGCAAGGCCGTTGGTGTCAGGGATACTGACGCTAGGCGCGCCATCGGTGTTGCCGTTAATGGTGATGTTGAGCACGGCTGTCGTTGTCGTGCCGTCGCCATCGGTCAGCGTGTAGGTGTAGCTGTCGATCAAGGTTTGACCGTTGTTGAGCGCGTTCACCGCTGGGTTGGCGTTGTTCAGTGTGTAGCTGTAAGTGCCGTCGCTGTTCAACACCAGACTGCCGTACGTTAGGTTGCCACTGTAGGCGCTGATCGGGGTCGCGTTGCTGTCTGCACCGACCGTGTCGTTGCTGAGCACTGTGCCGCTCACCGTGTTCGGGGCGGCGTCTTCTGTGATGCTGGCGCTGTCGTTCACCGCCACTGGGCTGCTGTCGGTGATCACGATGTCGAGGTTATTGATCGGACTGGTGGCGCCTAGGTCGTCGGTCACGCTAATCGCGATGCTATCGGTGACATCGCCGTTGACGCTTTGTACGTTCGGGTCGTAGGTGTAGCTGACGACGCCTGTGCCGGCATTGTAGCCAGTCAGGATCAGGGTGCCTTCGCCAGTGTTGATGCTGACTGGCTGCTGCCAAGATTGCCGAGTTGTGCTTCGGTCACGGTGTGCCGCCTACGCTAATGCTGCGAGGCCGGCCGGGGTGCTGACACTGAAGCTACCTGCCGTCGCGCCTGCGGTCTCAGGCAAGGTGCTGTCGCCAGCCGCAAGGCCGTTGGTGTCAGGGATACTGACGCTAGGCGCGCATCGGTGTTGCCGTTAATGGATGTTGAGCACGCTGTCGTTGTCGTGCCGTCGCCATCGGTCAGCGTGTAGGTGTAGCTGTCGATCAAGGTTTGACCGTTGTTGAGCGCGTT from Methylotenera sp. L2L1 includes:
- a CDS encoding VCBS domain-containing protein — protein: MTDDLGATSPINNLDIVITDSSPVAVNDSASITEDAAPNTVSGTVLSNDTVGADSNATPISAYSGNLTYGSLVLNSDGTYSYTLNNANPAVNALNNGQTLIDSYTYTLTDGDGTTTTAVLNITINGNTDGAPSVSIPDTNGLAAGDSTLPETAGATAGSFSVSTPAGLASISVGGTTVTEAQLGNLGSSQSASTLAKAP
- a CDS encoding VCBS domain-containing protein, giving the protein MSGTVLSNDTVGADSNATPISAYSGNLTYGSLVLNSDGTYSYTLNNANPAVNALNNGQTLIDSYTYTLTDGDGTTTTACSTSINGNTDARLASVSLTPTALRLATAPCLRPQARRQVASVSAPRPASQH